A section of the Leptospira kobayashii genome encodes:
- a CDS encoding DNA-binding domain-containing protein has product MKLKKLQNLYSESILYNKDTPFQNQIIACNNLAPEEAISVYKNAYFYRMKEVLADNFEAINYALGDELFDFAAEKFIKETFHKSYNLSDYGENFPDCLMEIYPELPYLKNLAEFELKFIDSFHKAEHLSFDFAKIQNQTDLENSILVFGKSIKLIQNQFSIYPIWKNRKSTQSPDLSKIDNQEFLLLYKQNSDMYILSLKPMEYFFIDLLLKGDRIGVSLEKTAALFYLDPEIISVLFGKISASGIVTNIILQTENTG; this is encoded by the coding sequence ATGAAACTGAAAAAACTTCAAAATCTGTATTCTGAAAGTATTTTGTATAACAAGGATACCCCTTTTCAAAACCAAATTATCGCATGTAACAACTTAGCTCCGGAAGAAGCGATTTCCGTTTATAAAAATGCATACTTTTACAGGATGAAGGAAGTATTGGCGGATAATTTCGAAGCAATAAATTATGCGTTAGGTGATGAATTGTTTGATTTCGCGGCAGAAAAATTCATAAAAGAAACCTTTCATAAGTCTTATAATCTTTCCGACTACGGGGAAAATTTTCCGGATTGTTTGATGGAAATTTATCCAGAATTACCTTATTTGAAAAATTTGGCGGAATTCGAACTGAAATTTATTGATAGTTTTCATAAAGCAGAACATCTGAGTTTCGACTTTGCGAAAATTCAAAATCAAACCGATTTGGAAAATTCAATCTTGGTATTTGGCAAAAGTATAAAGCTAATCCAAAATCAATTTTCGATTTATCCGATTTGGAAAAACAGAAAATCAACTCAATCCCCTGATTTATCCAAAATTGATAATCAGGAATTTTTGCTACTCTATAAGCAGAATTCGGATATGTACATTCTTAGTCTGAAACCAATGGAATATTTCTTTATCGATTTACTGCTAAAAGGCGATCGAATCGGAGTTTCTTTGGAAAAAACGGCTGCTCTTTTTTATTTGGATCCAGAGATCATATCCGTCCTATTTGGAAAAATATCAGCGTCTGGAATAGTAACAAATATTATCTTACAAACCGAGAATACCGGTTAA
- a CDS encoding TetR/AcrR family transcriptional regulator yields the protein MDKQKPKERILSTTKSLFYRQGYDRTGINQILEESRSHKQSLYQYFPSKQDLGKAYLEEQRLDLLNLLRGLSEKKEDPKEWIAAWVSVLKRQARKEDFFGCPFANFSAQSLEEKSIFQEQLQTVIKEWILVFETNFDKWKEKKYISPNLNSSVCAKKSLVIYEGNIQLFLITGNKSYLESIESDFLDLIREPVR from the coding sequence ATGGACAAACAAAAGCCAAAAGAAAGGATACTCAGCACGACCAAATCCCTTTTCTACCGGCAAGGGTATGATCGGACGGGCATCAACCAAATCCTGGAGGAGTCCCGTTCCCATAAACAGAGTTTGTATCAATACTTTCCTTCCAAACAGGATTTGGGAAAGGCCTACCTCGAAGAACAAAGATTAGATTTACTCAATTTACTCCGGGGCCTTTCCGAAAAAAAAGAAGATCCCAAGGAATGGATTGCTGCTTGGGTAAGCGTATTGAAACGACAGGCGAGAAAGGAGGATTTTTTCGGATGTCCTTTTGCCAATTTTTCCGCACAAAGCTTGGAAGAAAAAAGCATATTCCAGGAACAATTGCAAACCGTGATCAAAGAATGGATTCTAGTCTTTGAAACAAACTTTGACAAATGGAAAGAGAAAAAGTATATTTCACCTAACCTAAATTCATCGGTTTGTGCCAAAAAATCTTTGGTGATCTATGAAGGGAATATCCAACTCTTTCTGATCACCGGAAACAAATCTTATTTGGAATCCATCGAATCCGATTTTTTGGATTTGATCAGAGAACCGGTCCGCTAA
- the eutC gene encoding ethanolamine ammonia-lyase subunit EutC, producing MGNDSLSWEKIKQHTSARIGLGRAGGSLPTKEMLKLRWDHAGARDAVWETCDWKEIIEGLQNWNGIIEVNSCATTRQDYLLRPDQGRRLSEDSVGKLKTRALQKKNYDLSICIVDGLSPLAIRKNIIPFLNLLEPELRVLFKKIAPIVCVTNGRVAVGDEVAEIFAAKMLIVLIGERPGLTSADSLGIYMTYEPTIGSTDERRNCISNVRMEGLSYERAAEKLSYLLKEGLDQKRSGVLLKDRMVDAIEGSVGSSEKQLPK from the coding sequence ATGGGAAATGATTCTTTGTCCTGGGAAAAAATAAAACAACATACTTCGGCAAGAATCGGCCTTGGTCGCGCTGGAGGTTCTCTTCCCACAAAAGAGATGTTAAAGTTAAGATGGGATCACGCCGGTGCAAGGGATGCCGTTTGGGAAACTTGCGATTGGAAGGAAATCATCGAAGGTTTGCAGAACTGGAACGGGATCATTGAAGTAAATTCCTGCGCAACCACCAGACAGGATTATTTGCTTCGACCGGACCAAGGAAGACGTTTGAGTGAAGACTCTGTTGGAAAACTCAAAACCCGTGCTTTGCAAAAGAAAAATTATGATCTATCCATTTGCATCGTAGACGGTTTGTCTCCTTTGGCGATCCGGAAAAATATAATTCCTTTTTTAAATCTCTTGGAACCGGAACTGAGAGTGTTATTTAAAAAAATCGCTCCCATTGTTTGTGTCACCAACGGAAGAGTTGCTGTGGGAGACGAGGTGGCAGAGATTTTTGCAGCAAAGATGCTCATTGTTCTCATAGGAGAAAGACCAGGGTTGACATCTGCAGACAGTCTGGGAATCTATATGACTTACGAGCCTACGATCGGATCAACCGACGAAAGAAGAAATTGTATTTCCAATGTTCGTATGGAAGGTTTATCCTATGAGAGAGCGGCGGAAAAACTATCGTATCTGTTGAAGGAAGGACTGGATCAAAAAAGATCGGGAGTATTGTTAAAGGACAGAATGGTAGATGCGATAGAAGGTTCGGTAGGTTCTTCGGAAAAGCAGTTGCCTAAATAA
- a CDS encoding PP2C family protein-serine/threonine phosphatase, giving the protein MEQSDLMFRIAILTIFIGFIMAVDANPLEINPEEITSAPDGWTFAAHGQDPVPIQVGKSLASQGFKPPTHGKYHFTFFFPKTETILAQGIYLNRVQEADKIYLNGTLIGKTGSFPPGEKYSPNWYLKRLYYLPDSLLKKGELNTLEVEIYYQNQTFPGGLFRTIPEIGNLDMLYSHILKEDGRDFCIIMLFFGIGAYQIFSILLRRQPKANLYLLCSSMCFVLWRLPLLNVTHNFSGLEFNTLIRIFFVFQTLLPAALLLFSYSIFRDPLRNKEIAVIGLVVILALIQVFNIEYSTRIICLRIWEFSLLFLVAFVITGVIRAAKQKKKEASILGIGFLFLCIGGVTDITIDITTGKNIYLSQYGFLVLMILSAVTISFRNAKNEKELSLLTKDLEARVQIRTEELRKKNNSLEQDLFFASQLQGHLLPKDSPSIKGLNLFATYLPMEQVGGDLYDWVEVDEHQLLFLIADVAGHGVPAALVSSMVKVQFREIVKETQNPAKVLLKMNQALVFLVSKYFITASCALFDTKKNQVIISSAGHPNPLIYNGDDSKFSFLNLKGSILGWRESFQFQNWTQTITKGDRYFFYTDGVTEARADGKLFGEANLLRLLKKTKSKDIQSVAEVVQEEITKYSDKELKDDVTYVIIEII; this is encoded by the coding sequence TTGGAACAAAGTGACCTTATGTTTCGTATTGCCATTCTAACAATTTTCATTGGTTTTATCATGGCGGTAGATGCTAATCCTTTGGAAATAAATCCGGAGGAAATCACATCCGCTCCGGATGGTTGGACATTCGCAGCGCACGGACAAGACCCTGTCCCGATTCAAGTAGGGAAAAGCCTTGCCTCGCAAGGTTTCAAACCGCCCACTCACGGTAAGTATCACTTCACATTTTTTTTCCCAAAAACCGAAACGATTCTTGCACAAGGGATTTATCTAAACCGTGTTCAGGAAGCGGATAAAATATATCTAAATGGAACATTGATCGGAAAAACGGGAAGTTTTCCCCCCGGGGAAAAATACTCACCTAACTGGTATTTGAAGAGACTCTACTATCTCCCCGACTCCCTTCTTAAGAAAGGGGAACTCAATACATTGGAAGTGGAAATCTATTACCAGAACCAAACTTTTCCGGGAGGATTGTTCCGCACAATTCCTGAAATCGGAAATTTGGATATGTTATACTCCCATATCCTCAAAGAGGATGGAAGGGATTTCTGCATAATTATGTTATTTTTCGGGATCGGTGCTTATCAGATATTTTCCATTCTGCTTCGAAGACAACCTAAAGCGAATTTATATCTGCTCTGCTCCAGTATGTGTTTTGTTTTATGGAGACTTCCCCTTTTAAATGTAACTCATAATTTCTCAGGATTGGAGTTCAACACTTTGATCCGGATCTTTTTTGTTTTTCAAACTCTACTTCCTGCCGCATTACTTCTGTTCAGTTATTCTATTTTCAGAGATCCTTTACGTAACAAAGAGATAGCTGTGATCGGTCTTGTTGTGATCCTTGCCTTAATTCAAGTTTTCAATATCGAATACTCGACCAGGATCATTTGTCTCAGGATTTGGGAATTTTCCCTTCTATTTTTAGTGGCTTTTGTTATAACGGGAGTTATTCGCGCAGCAAAACAAAAGAAAAAGGAAGCAAGCATCCTTGGTATCGGCTTTTTATTCCTATGCATCGGTGGAGTTACGGACATAACAATAGATATCACTACGGGCAAAAATATCTATCTGAGCCAATACGGATTTTTGGTTTTGATGATCCTTTCCGCGGTAACGATTTCATTTAGAAATGCGAAAAATGAAAAGGAACTTTCCTTGCTTACCAAAGATCTGGAAGCAAGAGTTCAAATCCGCACGGAGGAATTGCGCAAAAAAAATAACAGCCTGGAACAGGATTTGTTTTTTGCTTCGCAACTGCAAGGCCACTTATTGCCGAAAGATTCTCCTTCCATCAAGGGTTTGAATTTATTCGCCACTTACCTTCCGATGGAACAGGTAGGAGGGGATTTGTACGATTGGGTGGAAGTCGACGAACATCAGTTATTGTTTCTGATTGCCGATGTGGCAGGCCATGGAGTTCCTGCGGCACTTGTATCTTCTATGGTAAAAGTCCAATTCAGGGAAATCGTCAAAGAAACCCAAAACCCGGCGAAGGTCCTTCTCAAAATGAACCAAGCTCTGGTTTTTTTAGTCAGCAAATATTTCATTACCGCCTCATGTGCGTTATTTGATACAAAGAAGAATCAAGTCATCATATCTTCCGCAGGGCATCCGAATCCGTTGATCTACAACGGAGACGATTCCAAATTCAGTTTTCTAAATCTCAAAGGCTCCATACTCGGTTGGAGAGAATCGTTCCAATTCCAAAATTGGACTCAAACGATTACAAAAGGAGACAGATACTTTTTTTATACGGATGGGGTCACCGAAGCGAGAGCGGACGGAAAATTGTTCGGAGAGGCCAATCTGCTCCGACTCCTCAAAAAAACAAAATCGAAAGACATTCAAAGTGTCGCCGAAGTAGTACAGGAAGAAATTACAAAATACTCCGACAAAGAACTGAAAGATGATGTAACATATGTTATTATCGAAATTATTTAG
- a CDS encoding NrsF family protein, whose protein sequence is MKTVELIEILTQDNKKVHVLKSPLLRFLTWAFYSFLSIFVILVASFMIRGQYHIPRFWESILALAIVFVSCGFVLFKRNIPGKQSGYDYLFHNLILVSWFGFLIFSVSFTEKGLLAGLSGEWKSHGPGCAEVVLLMTIIPMILLNLYLRNGFIEPTFLFQFSAYVLPFTLAQMAISFFCANETSTHILTWHTLASIPFYSLIFFTIFKLIQTKVLHSFLLKV, encoded by the coding sequence ATGAAAACAGTAGAATTAATTGAGATACTTACACAAGATAATAAGAAAGTACATGTATTAAAAAGTCCTCTCCTTCGGTTTTTGACTTGGGCATTCTATTCCTTTCTGAGTATATTTGTTATCTTGGTCGCTTCCTTTATGATTCGCGGACAATATCATATCCCAAGGTTTTGGGAATCCATTCTGGCTTTGGCTATCGTTTTTGTTTCTTGCGGTTTTGTTTTGTTCAAGAGAAACATTCCAGGAAAACAATCCGGTTATGATTATCTGTTCCACAATCTAATTCTAGTCAGTTGGTTTGGTTTTTTGATTTTCTCCGTTTCGTTCACGGAGAAAGGTTTACTTGCCGGTCTTTCCGGGGAATGGAAAAGCCACGGGCCGGGTTGTGCGGAAGTAGTTCTTTTGATGACAATCATTCCTATGATTTTATTGAATTTATACCTAAGGAACGGTTTTATAGAGCCTACCTTTTTATTTCAATTTTCCGCTTATGTGTTGCCTTTTACATTGGCTCAAATGGCAATCTCGTTTTTTTGCGCCAATGAAACATCGACTCATATACTCACTTGGCATACTCTTGCATCGATTCCGTTTTATAGTTTGATTTTTTTTACGATATTTAAACTGATTCAAACAAAGGTTTTACATTCTTTCCTATTAAAAGTTTAA
- a CDS encoding ethanolamine ammonia-lyase subunit EutB, whose product MFRSSIGTFQFQFADLKTLLAKATPLRSGDQLAGVAAESGRERVAAQFCLADLPLDRFLKEEILPSEKDDVSALIQKQFDPVAFKKINHLTVGGLRDFILSEDCDTEFLTSIRYALTPEMVAAVSKIMSLQDLVLGAQKCRVVTKFRNTIGEKGRISVRLQPNHPTDDLTGVAASILDGLLLGAGDAVIGINPATDNLPTARKLLHLMDSIRTKYEIPTQSCVLCHVTTSMELMSENAPLDLVFQSIGGTQKLNESFGVNLGILKEAREQALSMNRYTVGNDVMYFETGQGSALSANAHFGIDQQTLETRAYAVAREFSPLLVNTVVGFIGPEYLFNGKQIIRAGLEDHFCGKIMGLPMGVDICYTNHADADSDDMDLLLTMLGVAGCNYIMGIPGSDDVMLSYQSTSFHDALYLRQSLNLKPAPEFEAWLQRMGVVGKNQLPTWKEDSMRLLPGFAGEFHGK is encoded by the coding sequence ATGTTTCGCTCAAGTATTGGAACTTTTCAATTTCAATTTGCCGATCTTAAGACATTGCTTGCAAAAGCGACTCCCCTTCGGTCCGGAGATCAATTGGCGGGAGTTGCCGCCGAATCCGGCAGAGAGAGAGTAGCTGCGCAATTTTGTTTGGCAGACCTGCCGTTAGATCGTTTTTTAAAAGAAGAAATTCTTCCCAGTGAAAAAGACGATGTTTCCGCACTCATTCAAAAACAATTCGATCCGGTCGCATTCAAAAAAATAAATCACCTCACTGTCGGTGGCCTACGGGACTTTATTTTATCGGAAGATTGCGATACGGAATTTTTAACTAGCATTCGTTATGCGCTAACTCCTGAGATGGTAGCAGCGGTTTCAAAGATCATGTCTTTACAGGATTTGGTTTTGGGTGCGCAAAAATGCAGAGTTGTCACAAAATTTAGAAACACAATCGGTGAAAAGGGAAGGATCTCGGTTCGATTGCAACCGAATCATCCTACTGATGATCTTACGGGGGTGGCGGCGAGTATTCTGGACGGATTGCTTTTGGGCGCGGGAGATGCCGTAATCGGTATCAATCCTGCTACGGACAATCTTCCCACCGCACGCAAACTTCTCCACCTAATGGATTCTATTCGAACAAAATATGAAATCCCCACTCAATCCTGCGTGCTTTGTCATGTCACTACTTCCATGGAACTTATGTCGGAGAATGCACCTCTGGATCTGGTGTTTCAATCCATCGGAGGCACTCAAAAATTAAATGAAAGTTTCGGAGTGAATCTAGGAATTTTAAAAGAAGCCCGTGAACAAGCTTTGTCTATGAACCGTTATACGGTGGGAAACGATGTAATGTATTTTGAAACCGGGCAAGGGAGTGCTCTTTCCGCAAATGCCCATTTCGGAATCGACCAACAGACCTTGGAAACGCGCGCTTATGCGGTTGCCCGCGAATTTTCACCTCTACTTGTCAATACGGTTGTGGGTTTCATCGGTCCGGAATATCTTTTTAACGGAAAACAAATCATTCGTGCCGGTCTTGAAGATCATTTCTGCGGTAAAATTATGGGACTTCCTATGGGAGTTGACATTTGTTATACGAATCATGCCGATGCCGATTCGGATGATATGGATTTGCTTTTGACAATGCTCGGCGTTGCAGGCTGCAATTATATCATGGGGATTCCCGGCTCTGATGATGTGATGTTGTCTTATCAAAGTACATCCTTTCATGATGCACTTTACCTCAGACAAAGTTTGAATTTGAAACCGGCTCCTGAGTTTGAAGCATGGCTTCAAAGAATGGGAGTGGTGGGAAAAAACCAATTGCCTACCTGGAAAGAGGATTCGATGCGCCTCCTTCCCGGATTTGCGGGAGAATTTCATGGGAAATGA
- a CDS encoding RBBP9/YdeN family alpha/beta hydrolase, with protein MKLPFFRKYDFIIVPGIGNSGESHWQSKWENFLPNTYRISVSDWDRPNLKEWQFALGELLGRLQNNRKKIIIAHSLGCLLVHHYFFENQIHQNYVASILLVAPPNPKSPVFPSQAAEFSKLTRIKLVPPSLILASENDPYAEISFSEQLASDWGAEFKNIGKKGHVNSESKLGSWFGGIKNLTLFLWRL; from the coding sequence ATGAAATTACCCTTTTTTCGAAAATACGACTTTATCATTGTTCCTGGCATCGGGAATTCGGGGGAATCTCATTGGCAATCAAAATGGGAAAATTTTTTACCAAACACTTATCGTATTTCCGTCTCCGATTGGGATCGCCCGAATCTTAAGGAATGGCAATTTGCGTTAGGTGAGTTGTTGGGAAGATTGCAAAACAATCGCAAAAAAATCATCATTGCCCATAGCCTGGGATGCCTTTTGGTTCATCATTATTTTTTTGAAAACCAAATTCACCAAAACTATGTTGCTTCCATCCTGCTTGTCGCGCCACCTAATCCGAAATCGCCTGTTTTTCCTTCTCAAGCTGCGGAATTTTCCAAGCTAACAAGAATTAAGTTGGTTCCTCCTTCTCTGATTCTTGCTAGCGAAAATGATCCATATGCAGAGATTTCTTTTTCCGAACAACTCGCCTCGGACTGGGGGGCTGAATTTAAAAATATTGGAAAAAAAGGGCATGTCAATTCCGAAAGCAAGTTAGGTTCGTGGTTCGGAGGAATTAAAAACCTAACTTTGTTTTTGTGGAGATTGTAA
- a CDS encoding DUF692 domain-containing protein, with the protein MERLTSIYGVGLRREHYPYLLENPDTGIDWFEVISENYMSTEGRPMSVLEFIRKDYPVACHGVGISLGSATGIDSNYLRDLKQLIDRVEPFLVSDHLAWNVQNKTRLHELVPVPYNEECLEVITNHIDYVQNELQRQIAVENISAYFNYKSSSMNEWEFLSQLVRRTGCSLLLDINNIYVNAKNFHFDPMAFIEHIPKESISQIHLAGFTDMGNFLFDTHAEPVHREVWNLFEASLAYIPENIPIMIEWDEDVPEFHRLEEELNKAREIMNKRYKNETEKTSKSVF; encoded by the coding sequence GTGGAACGTCTTACTTCCATATACGGTGTTGGTCTCAGACGAGAACATTATCCTTACTTATTGGAAAACCCGGATACGGGCATAGATTGGTTTGAAGTGATCAGTGAAAATTATATGAGCACAGAAGGAAGACCTATGTCCGTACTGGAATTCATCCGTAAAGACTATCCTGTCGCATGTCACGGAGTCGGTATTTCTTTGGGAAGTGCAACAGGAATTGATTCGAATTACCTGAGAGATTTAAAACAGCTGATCGATAGAGTGGAACCATTCTTGGTCTCAGATCATTTGGCTTGGAATGTCCAAAACAAAACTAGATTGCATGAACTGGTTCCCGTACCTTATAACGAAGAATGCCTGGAGGTAATAACAAATCATATAGACTATGTACAGAATGAACTTCAAAGACAGATAGCGGTGGAAAATATTTCCGCATACTTTAACTATAAATCTTCTTCGATGAACGAATGGGAATTCTTAAGTCAATTGGTACGAAGAACCGGATGTTCATTGCTTCTAGACATCAATAATATCTATGTGAATGCCAAGAACTTTCATTTTGATCCGATGGCTTTCATAGAACACATTCCTAAGGAAAGTATATCACAGATTCATCTGGCGGGTTTTACAGATATGGGAAATTTTCTATTCGATACACATGCAGAACCAGTGCATCGGGAAGTGTGGAATTTATTTGAAGCATCCTTAGCATATATTCCTGAAAATATCCCCATTATGATTGAATGGGATGAGGATGTTCCCGAATTTCATCGGCTGGAAGAGGAACTAAACAAAGCTCGAGAAATTATGAACAAGCGATATAAAAATGAAACTGAAAAAACTTCAAAATCTGTATTCTGA
- a CDS encoding sigma-70 family RNA polymerase sigma factor: protein MKLSRNRIAPEELSGLMRSSQEGDSSSYRKLLEETSEILRRALAVKIYDPNDREDVLQEILIAVHLSKHTFLPDKSFLPWLSTIAKYKIIDYIRKKERMKKREIIQSNEYLPEKEYFHSDDDTKERIEEILDKLSEKQRLILRLLKLEKMSVAETAKVMSMSRSAVKTAAHRIYKIIRIRPGGKL from the coding sequence GTGAAACTATCCAGGAATAGGATTGCACCGGAAGAATTATCCGGATTGATGCGCTCTTCTCAGGAAGGAGATTCGTCTTCTTACAGGAAACTTCTGGAAGAAACGAGCGAAATTTTAAGAAGGGCACTCGCTGTGAAAATTTACGATCCGAACGATAGGGAAGATGTTCTTCAGGAAATTCTCATTGCAGTCCATCTTTCCAAACATACTTTTTTACCCGATAAATCGTTTTTGCCTTGGTTGTCCACTATCGCCAAATATAAGATAATCGATTATATCAGAAAAAAAGAACGTATGAAAAAAAGGGAAATTATTCAGTCTAACGAGTATTTACCGGAGAAAGAATACTTTCATTCGGATGATGATACCAAGGAACGTATCGAGGAAATATTGGACAAACTTTCCGAAAAACAGAGATTGATCCTTCGTCTTTTGAAGTTGGAGAAAATGTCCGTTGCAGAAACGGCGAAAGTCATGTCTATGTCTAGGTCCGCTGTGAAAACGGCGGCCCATAGAATTTATAAAATCATCCGTATTCGTCCGGGAGGGAAATTATGA
- a CDS encoding PP2C family protein-serine/threonine phosphatase, whose translation MSFVSFTKKTFKSLFELDEDRKKYAKDYLDDLHRQARLLHLPGSFIGVFVWLGFAFDTDKKLHPEFPELFYFRIGLSLICLFFLMLYFVDKYFKIRARGKGLGWAYFLFLYLLNATAFLTGRIADDPTYVSGLQIAVMSLVFMPFQRRTIVLFYIGSIFCFLTSVLIFHPNLSTDSASYSMQNLAISYLVGFFSGFIIERFRFTTFISRHRILEKNKEISLSMAQIQDLKTKQDGDYFLTTLLFNPLVGKEVESGFVKIDYTIRQHKKFSFREKEYELGGDYVSVYNLILQGKKYKAFVNGDAMGKSIQGAGGAIVLGAVYNSIIIRSKMDPNSSNRSPERWLKDCFTDLQKVFETFDGGMLVSAIFGLLEETSGTLYYINLEHPWMILFRDGKAGFVENEHHFYKLGVTGIPSQIAISVFKLKQGDKIFCGSDGKDDIVIEESSGGKRIINEDETQFLQRLEEANGNLYEMESRLKSYGSFSDDFSLISLEYTGENHFKPSKNYFEAKDAMLAHDFEKALDLLSESFNPVVASPKELKLLARLYEKKENLLQALEYAGMVLEIDPSDTAWLLHTSLLFKRVFAQTKFMTYLGEAQELSERVRLRDPENVKNLIHLADIYRLQGDKERANYLLSKVGAEEENHPILKRLVNKIS comes from the coding sequence ATGTCCTTTGTCTCCTTTACCAAAAAAACTTTTAAATCTCTGTTTGAGTTGGATGAAGATAGGAAAAAATATGCAAAAGATTATTTAGACGACTTACACAGGCAGGCGAGACTTTTGCACCTTCCCGGCTCCTTTATCGGAGTCTTTGTTTGGTTGGGTTTTGCTTTTGATACGGATAAAAAATTACATCCTGAATTTCCCGAATTGTTCTATTTTAGAATCGGACTCTCTCTTATCTGTCTGTTTTTTTTAATGCTCTACTTCGTTGACAAATATTTTAAAATCAGAGCGAGGGGAAAAGGACTTGGCTGGGCATATTTTCTATTCCTTTATCTTTTGAATGCGACTGCGTTTCTTACAGGAAGGATTGCTGATGATCCGACTTATGTTTCCGGGCTTCAGATTGCTGTCATGTCGCTTGTCTTTATGCCTTTTCAAAGACGAACAATCGTTCTATTTTATATCGGATCCATTTTTTGTTTTTTAACTTCGGTATTGATTTTTCATCCTAATCTTTCCACCGATTCCGCTTCCTACTCGATGCAAAACCTTGCGATCAGTTATCTTGTAGGTTTTTTCAGCGGATTTATCATCGAAAGATTTCGTTTCACCACTTTCATAAGCCGTCATAGGATTTTGGAAAAAAACAAAGAGATATCTTTGTCTATGGCCCAGATTCAGGATTTGAAAACAAAACAGGACGGAGATTATTTTCTTACTACTCTTCTGTTCAATCCTTTGGTCGGTAAAGAAGTGGAAAGCGGATTTGTTAAGATTGATTATACGATCCGCCAACACAAAAAGTTTTCCTTCCGTGAAAAGGAATACGAGTTAGGCGGTGATTATGTTAGCGTATATAATTTGATCCTCCAAGGGAAAAAATACAAGGCGTTTGTCAATGGAGACGCCATGGGTAAATCCATTCAGGGAGCGGGGGGCGCCATCGTACTCGGTGCGGTTTACAATTCCATCATCATTCGTTCCAAAATGGATCCGAATTCTTCCAATCGTAGCCCCGAACGTTGGTTAAAGGATTGTTTTACCGATTTGCAAAAAGTATTCGAAACTTTTGACGGAGGGATGCTTGTATCCGCTATTTTCGGATTATTGGAAGAAACTTCAGGTACATTGTATTATATCAATTTGGAACATCCCTGGATGATTTTATTCCGTGACGGCAAAGCAGGGTTTGTAGAAAATGAGCATCATTTTTATAAGTTAGGTGTTACCGGAATTCCTTCTCAGATTGCCATCAGTGTTTTTAAGCTGAAACAAGGTGATAAGATATTTTGCGGTTCCGACGGAAAAGACGATATCGTCATAGAAGAATCTTCCGGTGGAAAAAGAATCATCAACGAAGACGAAACTCAATTCTTACAAAGACTGGAAGAAGCAAACGGAAATCTTTATGAGATGGAATCCCGGTTGAAATCCTACGGTTCTTTTTCCGATGATTTCAGTTTGATTTCATTGGAGTATACCGGAGAAAATCATTTTAAACCGAGTAAAAATTATTTTGAAGCAAAAGATGCAATGCTTGCTCATGATTTTGAAAAAGCTTTGGATCTATTGAGTGAAAGTTTCAATCCCGTGGTCGCTTCTCCGAAAGAATTGAAACTTTTGGCAAGATTGTACGAGAAAAAGGAAAATTTACTTCAAGCTTTGGAATACGCCGGTATGGTTTTGGAAATAGATCCGTCGGACACTGCTTGGCTGCTTCATACTTCTTTATTATTCAAAAGAGTATTTGCTCAAACGAAATTCATGACTTATCTGGGCGAGGCCCAGGAATTGAGCGAGAGAGTCCGTTTGCGCGATCCCGAAAATGTTAAAAACCTCATCCACCTAGCGGATATTTATCGATTGCAGGGAGACAAAGAAAGAGCAAATTATCTTTTGAGTAAAGTGGGTGCTGAAGAGGAAAATCATCCCATTTTGAAAAGACTGGTAAATAAAATTAGTTAA